One part of the Salinivirga cyanobacteriivorans genome encodes these proteins:
- a CDS encoding dihydroorotate dehydrogenase-like protein, translated as MADLTTKFAGLELKNPLIVGSSGLTDNISKIKDIAAQGAGAVILKSLFEEQISYEAQNTIASNEANEYPEAADYIKEYTKDNSLSDYLNLIRQAKKEVDIPIIASINCITVSEWISFAKSIQEAGADALEVNVFILPMDRNQKSENYEMVYHDLFQKIRDKITIPVIFKISQQFTNLLGVLNRFNADGVNGVTLFNRFYEPDIDIENLTLKSAEVFSNPSDLRKVLRWVAIASGKIHGLDISASTGVHDGNAMIKLLLGGSTTVQVCSSIYKNGTGIIPDMIKELNQWMDNKGFENIKAFRGKLNYDKFENPEMYERSQFMKYFSNHV; from the coding sequence ATGGCTGATCTAACAACCAAATTTGCAGGACTAGAACTCAAAAACCCGCTTATAGTAGGCAGCTCCGGACTAACTGACAATATAAGTAAAATAAAAGATATCGCCGCACAGGGAGCTGGTGCAGTTATTCTCAAAAGCCTTTTTGAGGAACAAATTTCTTACGAAGCACAAAATACCATAGCCAGCAATGAAGCTAACGAGTACCCCGAAGCCGCTGACTACATAAAAGAATACACAAAGGACAACAGCCTGAGTGATTACCTCAACCTCATTCGTCAGGCGAAAAAAGAAGTTGATATTCCCATAATTGCCAGCATTAACTGTATTACTGTTTCAGAATGGATTAGCTTTGCTAAATCTATACAGGAAGCAGGAGCCGACGCGCTTGAGGTAAACGTATTTATACTTCCGATGGATCGCAACCAAAAATCGGAAAACTATGAAATGGTATATCACGATCTGTTTCAAAAAATACGGGATAAAATCACCATACCGGTAATATTCAAAATCTCGCAGCAATTCACCAACCTTCTGGGTGTTTTAAACCGGTTCAATGCCGACGGCGTAAATGGTGTTACACTTTTCAATCGATTTTATGAGCCCGATATTGACATAGAAAACCTCACACTCAAAAGTGCCGAAGTTTTCTCAAACCCATCAGATCTCAGAAAAGTACTTCGCTGGGTCGCTATTGCCAGCGGAAAAATCCATGGACTCGACATTTCAGCATCAACAGGTGTGCATGATGGCAATGCAATGATAAAACTTCTCCTTGGAGGCTCAACTACTGTGCAGGTTTGTTCAAGCATTTATAAAAATGGAACCGGAATTATTCCTGATATGATTAAAGAGCTTAATCAGTGGATGGATAATAAAGGATTTGAAAACATAAAAGCCTTCCGTGGCAAATTAAATTATGATAAATTTGAGAACCCGGAAATGTACGAAAGATCGCAGTTCATGAAATACTTCTCGAATCACGTATAA